A genomic segment from Alistipes senegalensis JC50 encodes:
- a CDS encoding four helix bundle protein, whose product MAAEYDHLPVYKAAYDLLQHVYRDKCIASVPRDVKYTLVERLKQDILEVLVLIYKAHYNMLGDKALQLQQARELIPGVKARMRIMYDLRYINLELFRTLAVEVESVSKQLGAWHTKTLRRRIVAPPAPAPAPARTAAQTAASVVAPASVAASAPADPFAAPAVAPVAASVPADPFAAPAVAPVAAQTAASVAAPASVAASAPADPFAAPAPAATRPAPAPRSAPAPRSARTDLFAAPAPAAAAPFPAPDPLASPAPEAPWAAPGEDNE is encoded by the coding sequence CGCCTACGACTTGTTGCAGCACGTCTACCGCGACAAGTGCATTGCCAGCGTCCCCCGCGACGTGAAGTACACGCTCGTCGAGAGGCTCAAACAGGACATTCTGGAGGTTCTCGTGCTGATCTACAAGGCCCACTACAACATGTTGGGCGACAAGGCCCTGCAATTGCAGCAGGCGCGCGAGCTGATACCGGGCGTCAAGGCCCGCATGCGGATCATGTACGACTTGCGGTATATCAATCTGGAGTTGTTCCGGACATTGGCCGTCGAGGTGGAGTCGGTTTCCAAACAGTTGGGCGCCTGGCACACCAAGACTTTGCGGCGCAGGATCGTCGCTCCTCCGGCTCCGGCTCCGGCCCCGGCCCGGACTGCGGCTCAGACTGCGGCTTCCGTTGTGGCCCCGGCTTCCGTTGCGGCTTCTGCGCCCGCGGACCCGTTTGCGGCCCCTGCTGTGGCCCCCGTTGCGGCTTCCGTGCCCGCGGACCCGTTTGCGGCCCCTGCTGTGGCTCCCGTTGCGGCTCAGACTGCGGCTTCCGTTGCGGCCCCGGCTTCCGTTGCGGCTTCTGCGCCCGCGGACCCGTTTGCGGCTCCTGCCCCTGCGGCAACCCGCCCGGCCCCCGCGCCCCGCTCGGCCCCCGCGCCCCGCTCGGCCCGCACGGACCTTTTTGCAGCCCCGGCCCCCGCTGCGGCGGCCCCTTTTCCGGCCCCGGACCCCTTGGCGTCCCCGGCCCCCGAGGCCCCCTGGGCGGCCCCGGGCGAAGACAACGAATGA
- a CDS encoding glycoside hydrolase family 105 protein → MKRLLFSALLIPTLLRGAEPLELARRVADKVVDNTRFELEYKLQSAYPNFGCVDFGRCMDRPGVAYALTTLRCEGDTEELFELGCTGPVRITIDDSVVYERPLPHPFAVEFGEKDYRLPESFRLRLTAGPHKLLVKTEYRGGEHLFLMQSRNFSRYAERGRKIFCTLETYAPKLKEARWLVLGTFEGDLATPLAPDSALLFHTPYRDCGRTLAWNIPPVDIVSAPAANGRFFEWYYHVGCFAWALQRLSAASGDPKYAAYADAWCDFSLGTFPLAEHQTQRLHAVRSFNFGTAGRPMLDYVSAPAMPYITRCVESPDPPESYRRQAERVLNYLRHEQFRTEGVFAREYTLYPSVWADDMFMGLPYLVYGYRLTGDESLLHDAADQLIGFNRLLFDAGAGLYRQACYPSHPDIRVPHWSRGNGWALWATCEVLDALPRSDRNYKRILAIYRAHIEGVLRYQDAEGYWRNLLDREDSARESSGAAIFTYCLARGVNRGWLPRRQVEEPLRRAWQALTTFVSGEDDFNGVKGGTNFSTDPADYERIPFIRSDTHGLLPFLFAALEMERLSQKK, encoded by the coding sequence ATGAAACGCCTGCTGTTTTCCGCCCTGCTGATCCCCACCCTGCTCCGGGGAGCCGAACCGCTCGAACTGGCCCGCCGTGTCGCCGACAAAGTGGTCGATAACACCCGTTTCGAACTCGAATACAAACTCCAAAGCGCCTATCCCAACTTCGGATGCGTCGATTTCGGCCGCTGCATGGACCGCCCGGGCGTGGCCTACGCCCTGACGACGCTCCGGTGCGAAGGCGACACCGAAGAGCTCTTCGAACTGGGATGCACAGGCCCCGTACGGATCACGATCGACGACTCGGTGGTCTACGAACGCCCCCTGCCGCACCCCTTCGCCGTGGAGTTCGGCGAGAAGGACTACCGCCTTCCGGAATCGTTCCGTCTCCGCCTGACGGCCGGGCCGCACAAGCTGCTCGTCAAGACCGAATACCGCGGCGGCGAACACCTTTTTCTGATGCAGTCGCGCAACTTCTCGCGCTATGCCGAACGGGGCCGCAAAATCTTCTGCACGCTCGAAACCTACGCCCCGAAGCTCAAGGAGGCCCGCTGGCTGGTGCTCGGAACGTTCGAAGGCGATCTTGCGACACCGCTCGCCCCGGACAGCGCACTGCTTTTCCACACGCCCTACCGGGACTGCGGACGCACCCTCGCATGGAACATCCCGCCCGTCGATATCGTCTCGGCACCGGCCGCCAACGGACGCTTCTTCGAATGGTATTACCATGTGGGATGCTTCGCCTGGGCTCTGCAACGCCTCTCCGCCGCCTCCGGCGATCCGAAATACGCGGCCTACGCCGACGCATGGTGCGATTTCTCGCTCGGCACTTTCCCGCTGGCCGAACACCAGACACAGCGGCTGCATGCCGTCCGGTCGTTCAATTTCGGCACCGCAGGCCGCCCGATGCTCGACTACGTATCGGCCCCGGCCATGCCCTACATCACCCGCTGCGTCGAGAGTCCCGATCCGCCCGAAAGCTACCGCCGGCAGGCGGAACGGGTGCTGAACTACCTGCGGCACGAACAGTTCCGCACCGAAGGTGTCTTCGCCCGGGAATACACCCTCTATCCGTCGGTCTGGGCCGACGATATGTTCATGGGACTACCCTATTTGGTCTATGGCTACCGCCTGACGGGCGACGAAAGCCTCCTGCACGACGCCGCCGACCAGCTCATCGGCTTCAACCGCCTGCTTTTCGATGCCGGTGCGGGGCTCTATCGGCAAGCCTGCTATCCCTCGCATCCCGACATCCGCGTTCCGCACTGGTCGCGCGGCAACGGCTGGGCCCTGTGGGCGACGTGCGAGGTGCTCGACGCACTCCCCCGCAGCGACCGGAATTACAAACGGATACTGGCCATCTACCGGGCCCACATCGAAGGAGTGCTGCGGTATCAGGATGCGGAAGGCTACTGGCGCAACCTCCTCGACCGGGAAGATTCCGCCCGCGAATCCTCCGGTGCGGCGATCTTCACCTACTGCCTCGCCCGCGGCGTCAACCGCGGATGGCTTCCGCGCAGGCAGGTCGAAGAGCCGCTCCGCCGGGCCTGGCAGGCGCTGACGACCTTCGTGAGCGGGGAGGACGATTTCAACGGCGTGAAAGGCGGTACCAATTTCAGCACCGACCCCGCGGACTACGAGCGCATCCCCTTCATCCGCAGCGACACGCACGGGCTGCTGCCGTTTCTGTTCGCCGCATTGGAGATGGAAAGGCTGTCACAGAAAAAATAG
- a CDS encoding Ig-like domain-containing protein, which produces MKKLILLSLAALALTACGDSDWLGDGNVYYKPKELTLSKSSLNELIIGETRRLYASFDPAETTDGEILWNSSDDAVATIDENGSVHATGLGEAVITARSAAHPEIEATCAVSVTVESGIRVYDLLLDQPVDGRITFVRNSTGNRDYYFEVFVHDTFDKSVTFETTNGEVVDIEEKELDGRTGFTLVPGQELGDATIVIQSVRNDDVRTEIPVSLKTIKVTGVALSLNEDGSEASDALAGKLTVSHTKAVRVVFSTDDEEIKIPENSRVSVESSNTAVATVDAEGTQDPATQTVSFNVYMIDDPANAPDGTSTITVKTDDGSYEATFTVTAQCPGVQQIVLGQALSEPILAGQTLQMTYKTVPEDAYVQTVQWSSADESVATVDANGLVTVKADFAFDPENCEATEILITATSDDASAAAGSCKLRPYQYVPATGVMVTDQWGNRMRGTSTTASTISSPNDNYACIVYCSGGGTAKKTQFNDTQSWAVASPAVEGIDKVGSVAVYLTATPYPYEYPTIADPDQPFYWACLSTSRFAIAGAGYEEGNQSEGWTACKKDDGKIKCFLGHTCKFWTGHKTTTKDAPFIRIWRYTEGQANDGNYNKTDDLLFRFLVNTSQGSGDSKLGIPSLKNDDGTARVFDFLNTGGISQPFDDPCPVPWTGPMPRPVGYYTLDDSGAPDQFKTWGDIPVPTKLTEIK; this is translated from the coding sequence ATGAAAAAACTGATCCTCTTATCGCTCGCCGCGCTGGCCCTGACGGCCTGCGGCGACTCGGATTGGCTGGGAGACGGCAACGTCTACTACAAGCCGAAAGAGCTCACGCTGTCGAAAAGCTCGCTGAACGAACTCATCATCGGCGAAACCCGCCGTCTCTACGCTTCGTTCGACCCGGCGGAAACCACCGACGGAGAGATCCTTTGGAACTCCAGCGACGACGCCGTCGCCACGATCGACGAAAACGGCTCCGTACATGCCACCGGCCTGGGCGAAGCCGTCATCACGGCCCGCAGCGCGGCCCATCCCGAAATTGAAGCCACGTGTGCGGTCTCGGTAACGGTCGAATCGGGCATCCGCGTCTACGACCTGCTGCTCGACCAGCCCGTCGATGGCCGGATCACCTTCGTCCGCAACTCCACGGGCAATCGCGACTACTATTTCGAAGTCTTCGTACACGACACCTTCGACAAGAGCGTGACGTTCGAAACGACGAACGGAGAGGTCGTGGACATCGAGGAGAAGGAACTCGACGGCCGCACGGGTTTCACGCTCGTTCCGGGACAGGAACTGGGCGACGCGACGATCGTCATTCAGTCGGTGCGCAACGACGACGTGCGCACGGAAATCCCCGTCAGCCTGAAAACCATCAAGGTTACGGGCGTGGCGCTGTCGCTCAACGAGGACGGCAGCGAAGCCAGCGACGCACTCGCCGGGAAACTCACCGTCAGCCATACCAAAGCTGTCCGCGTGGTCTTCTCCACGGACGACGAGGAGATCAAGATCCCCGAGAACAGCCGCGTCAGCGTCGAGAGCAGCAACACCGCCGTTGCGACGGTCGATGCCGAGGGCACGCAGGACCCCGCCACGCAAACCGTATCGTTCAACGTCTACATGATCGACGATCCGGCCAACGCCCCCGACGGCACCTCGACAATCACCGTCAAGACCGACGACGGCTCCTACGAAGCCACTTTCACCGTAACGGCCCAATGCCCGGGCGTTCAGCAGATCGTCCTCGGCCAGGCCCTCTCCGAACCGATCCTCGCCGGACAGACGTTGCAAATGACCTACAAGACCGTTCCCGAGGACGCCTACGTGCAGACCGTACAATGGAGTTCGGCCGACGAGAGCGTCGCCACGGTAGACGCCAACGGACTGGTGACCGTCAAGGCCGATTTCGCATTCGACCCGGAGAACTGCGAGGCGACCGAGATTCTTATCACGGCCACCTCCGACGACGCCAGCGCCGCCGCAGGGTCGTGCAAACTGCGCCCGTATCAATACGTACCCGCCACAGGCGTCATGGTGACCGACCAATGGGGCAACCGCATGCGCGGCACCAGCACGACCGCCTCAACCATTTCGTCTCCCAATGATAATTACGCCTGCATCGTATATTGCTCCGGAGGAGGAACTGCTAAAAAAACTCAATTCAACGATACTCAGAGCTGGGCTGTCGCATCGCCTGCTGTCGAAGGGATCGACAAAGTAGGTTCGGTAGCCGTTTACCTAACGGCGACACCCTATCCCTACGAATATCCCACTATCGCCGACCCTGACCAGCCGTTCTACTGGGCCTGTCTCTCCACATCGCGTTTTGCAATTGCCGGAGCCGGATATGAAGAAGGTAATCAGTCGGAAGGCTGGACGGCATGCAAAAAAGACGACGGTAAGATCAAATGCTTCCTCGGCCATACCTGCAAATTCTGGACAGGTCACAAGACAACGACGAAAGATGCACCCTTCATCCGCATCTGGCGCTACACAGAAGGACAGGCAAACGACGGAAATTACAATAAGACCGACGACCTGCTTTTCCGTTTCCTGGTCAACACGTCACAAGGTTCGGGTGATTCCAAACTCGGCATACCGTCGCTCAAAAACGACGACGGCACGGCGCGGGTTTTCGACTTCCTCAACACGGGCGGCATCTCCCAGCCCTTCGACGATCCCTGTCCGGTGCCGTGGACAGGACCGATGCCGCGTCCGGTCGGTTACTACACGCTCGACGACAGCGGCGCCCCCGACCAATTCAAAACATGGGGCGACATCCCCGTACCGACGAAACTGACGGAGATCAAATAA
- a CDS encoding glycoside hydrolase family 28 protein — protein sequence MKRLILTCCLLAATAAAHADTRLIARLDVLDVWQFNYNISHWFEQGNLRTGVSMYGEEPVAVTALSPELEGADWIQPAYGSKRFDRGDIAYFDLKADAEVFVAHNNAIAEKPDWLDTFVRTPLYVANDRGERFTCYRRPYRRGERVTLGENGSSSHNMYLVAVRPMGEWPETVRPDGFVVDIAEAGAVGDGATVNTAVIQAAIDKCSARKGGTVWVRDGIYVTGTLRLESGVTLRVEAGAILRGSVNHDDFPPLRCSLPSFRGKEDFQMIYAEKASDITICGGGIIDGCSLFEGYPWRGRNNEHERPRLIRMVECRNVAIEGVTLARSANWTQYYEACRGLRVENVTVRCYTGTNNQDGIDLSGCSDVVVRNFLCSCGDDAICLKALSLTPAENIFVEDVRARYANCNLVKIGTETHGAIRNVRVRNAEGWTRYSIAIEAVDGSVIDGVTYEDIRMSNCAAPFVVRLGNRGRTFEGGPNPAPVGAIRNVTLRNIRNTGIGWVEVKGGPGVGTAVGGLKGHPIENVLIEDCDLLLFGSINEPQTIYRDVPENEKKYPEFDCYGTCPAYGLYFRHVDGLQVRNVRLRLANNDVRPAIVMDDVKNYAVEGIDYESCSRTEPYGLWHQQDGEIRDTKK from the coding sequence ATGAAAAGACTCATTCTGACCTGCTGCCTGCTCGCCGCCACGGCAGCGGCGCATGCCGATACGCGGCTGATCGCACGCCTCGACGTACTCGACGTTTGGCAATTCAACTACAACATCTCGCACTGGTTCGAACAGGGCAACCTCCGCACGGGCGTATCCATGTACGGCGAGGAACCCGTCGCCGTTACTGCCCTGTCGCCCGAACTGGAGGGCGCCGATTGGATTCAGCCGGCCTACGGATCGAAACGCTTCGACCGCGGCGACATCGCCTACTTCGACCTGAAGGCCGACGCCGAGGTCTTCGTGGCCCACAACAACGCCATCGCGGAGAAGCCCGACTGGCTCGACACGTTCGTCCGCACGCCGCTTTACGTGGCCAACGACCGCGGCGAACGCTTCACCTGCTACCGCCGCCCCTACCGCCGGGGAGAGCGTGTCACGCTGGGGGAGAACGGCAGCAGTTCGCATAACATGTATCTCGTGGCGGTCCGCCCGATGGGCGAATGGCCCGAAACGGTGCGTCCGGACGGTTTCGTCGTGGACATCGCCGAGGCCGGTGCCGTCGGCGACGGCGCGACGGTCAACACCGCCGTCATCCAGGCCGCCATCGACAAATGCAGCGCCCGCAAGGGCGGCACGGTCTGGGTCCGCGACGGAATCTACGTCACCGGAACGCTGCGACTCGAATCCGGCGTCACGCTGCGCGTCGAAGCGGGCGCCATCCTGCGCGGCTCGGTCAACCACGACGATTTCCCGCCCCTGCGCTGCTCCCTCCCGTCGTTCCGCGGCAAGGAGGACTTCCAGATGATCTATGCCGAGAAAGCCTCGGACATCACGATCTGCGGCGGCGGCATCATCGACGGCTGCTCGCTCTTCGAAGGCTATCCCTGGCGGGGCCGCAACAACGAACACGAACGCCCGCGCCTGATCCGCATGGTCGAATGCCGAAACGTTGCGATCGAAGGCGTCACGCTGGCCCGCAGTGCCAACTGGACCCAGTATTACGAAGCCTGCCGGGGCCTGCGCGTCGAGAACGTCACCGTGCGCTGCTACACCGGCACCAACAATCAGGACGGTATCGACCTGAGCGGTTGCAGCGACGTGGTGGTCCGCAACTTCCTTTGCAGCTGCGGCGACGACGCGATCTGCCTCAAAGCGCTGTCGCTCACTCCGGCCGAGAACATCTTCGTCGAAGACGTGCGTGCGCGCTACGCCAACTGCAACCTGGTGAAGATCGGCACAGAGACCCACGGCGCCATCCGCAACGTCCGCGTCCGCAACGCCGAGGGCTGGACCCGCTATTCGATCGCCATCGAGGCCGTCGATGGCTCGGTAATCGACGGCGTGACCTACGAGGACATCCGCATGAGCAACTGCGCGGCGCCGTTCGTCGTGCGGCTGGGCAACCGCGGCCGGACCTTCGAGGGCGGCCCGAATCCCGCACCCGTCGGCGCCATCCGCAACGTCACGCTGCGCAACATCCGCAACACCGGCATCGGCTGGGTCGAAGTCAAGGGCGGCCCGGGCGTCGGCACGGCCGTCGGCGGTCTGAAAGGCCATCCGATCGAAAACGTGCTGATCGAAGACTGCGACCTGCTGCTCTTCGGCTCGATCAACGAACCGCAGACGATCTACCGCGACGTTCCCGAGAACGAGAAGAAATACCCCGAATTCGACTGCTACGGCACCTGCCCCGCCTACGGGCTCTATTTCCGCCACGTTGACGGGCTTCAGGTCCGCAACGTCCGCCTGCGGCTGGCCAACAACGACGTTCGCCCGGCGATCGTGATGGACGACGTGAAAAACTACGCGGTCGAGGGCATCGACTACGAAAGCTGTTCGCGCACGGAGCCTTACGGGCTGTGGCACCAACAGGACGGCGAAATCCGCGACACGAAAAAATGA
- a CDS encoding RNA-directed DNA polymerase encodes MEKERDELLGDLFRAYFDTRKHKRNTKSQLSFEFDFEHNLIELCDSIADRTYKPEPAFCFITEEPVKREIFASPFAHRVVCRLLYNYIAPMFEARMIHDSYSCRVGKGVFVGIRRFEHHLRSCTRNYSQAAYVLKLDLRGYFMSIDRWVLHGVLMRELDANWRKVSGNGRRWCDRLDRGLIDYLIRVILFRNPVSDCIVLGQQSDWDGLPPSKSLFHAPENVGLPIGDITSQLFSNILLDQMDRFVKRNLRCRHYGRYVDDFYVVHASRRYLKSLTACLQWFLQSELHLTLHPDKIVLQPYHYGVAFLGAYVKPYRRYATKSSVERFRRKIRVLEAECWRGELTYVRLLEIRSVLNSYCGHFCHFKAYGMLRTQFGKSPLRKFFDFTDGYGKSVLKKKFIPEGIPFDGTQDD; translated from the coding sequence ATGGAAAAGGAGAGAGACGAACTGCTGGGCGACTTGTTCCGTGCCTATTTCGACACGCGCAAGCACAAGCGGAACACGAAAAGCCAACTGAGTTTCGAATTCGATTTCGAACACAACCTGATAGAACTCTGCGACAGCATAGCGGACAGGACCTACAAACCGGAACCGGCGTTTTGTTTCATCACGGAGGAGCCCGTCAAACGCGAGATTTTCGCCTCGCCGTTCGCACACAGGGTGGTGTGCCGACTGCTGTACAACTACATTGCCCCGATGTTCGAGGCCCGCATGATTCACGACAGCTATTCGTGCCGCGTGGGCAAGGGGGTGTTCGTGGGGATTCGGCGTTTCGAACACCACCTGAGAAGCTGCACGAGGAACTACTCCCAGGCGGCCTATGTGCTCAAACTCGACCTGAGAGGCTATTTCATGAGCATAGACCGGTGGGTGCTCCACGGAGTGCTGATGCGGGAACTCGATGCGAACTGGCGCAAGGTGTCGGGAAACGGCAGAAGGTGGTGCGACAGGCTCGACAGAGGGCTGATCGACTATCTGATACGGGTGATTCTTTTCCGCAACCCGGTGAGCGACTGCATCGTGCTGGGACAACAATCGGACTGGGACGGACTCCCGCCCTCGAAGAGCCTGTTCCACGCCCCGGAGAATGTGGGGCTGCCGATAGGCGACATAACCTCGCAACTGTTCAGCAACATTCTGCTGGATCAGATGGACCGCTTCGTGAAACGCAACCTGAGGTGCAGGCACTACGGACGCTATGTCGATGATTTCTATGTCGTGCATGCCAGCAGACGCTATCTGAAGAGTCTGACGGCATGTCTGCAATGGTTTCTGCAATCGGAACTCCACCTGACGCTGCATCCCGACAAGATCGTGCTGCAACCCTATCACTACGGAGTGGCGTTTCTCGGGGCCTATGTGAAACCCTACCGCCGCTATGCCACGAAGTCGTCGGTCGAACGCTTCCGCAGGAAGATCAGAGTGCTCGAAGCGGAATGCTGGAGAGGGGAACTGACCTATGTCAGGCTCCTGGAAATCAGGTCCGTGCTGAATTCGTACTGCGGGCATTTCTGCCATTTCAAGGCTTACGGAATGCTTCGGACGCAATTCGGAAAGTCGCCCCTGAGGAAATTCTTCGACTTTACGGACGGATACGGAAAATCCGTGCTGAAAAAGAAATTCATCCCCGAGGGGATACCATTCGACGGAACGCAGGACGACTGA
- a CDS encoding DUF975 family protein: MDSDLRPSSIRASARMSLAGRWNTGAAAMLIFLLLLAGCVRLHALSQGLGYGVAALGMPVLLAGCQWLFLNVSSGRVVRVGDMFAPFGLPRDYFRVLMAWVLILLIVALGALLFFIPGLIAALGYSMTFFILRDNGDMSVAEAMEESWTMMCGHKWACFRLWMSFIGWTILAVISVAGILWLVPYFCTAMAEFYNRVRGYRACCLG; encoded by the coding sequence ATGGATAGTGATCTGAGACCCAGCTCGATACGGGCATCGGCCCGGATGAGTCTCGCCGGAAGGTGGAACACCGGAGCGGCCGCAATGCTGATATTTCTGCTGCTGCTGGCAGGCTGCGTCAGGCTGCATGCGCTCTCGCAGGGCCTCGGATACGGTGTCGCTGCGCTCGGAATGCCGGTGCTGCTCGCGGGATGTCAATGGCTCTTCCTGAATGTGAGTTCGGGGCGTGTCGTCCGAGTGGGCGACATGTTCGCCCCGTTCGGATTGCCGCGCGATTATTTCCGGGTCCTGATGGCCTGGGTCCTGATCCTGCTCATCGTTGCGCTGGGGGCGCTCCTGTTTTTCATCCCCGGACTGATCGCGGCGCTGGGATACTCGATGACCTTCTTCATCCTCCGGGACAACGGGGATATGTCGGTCGCGGAAGCTATGGAGGAGAGCTGGACCATGATGTGCGGGCACAAGTGGGCCTGTTTCCGGCTCTGGATGAGTTTCATCGGATGGACGATTCTGGCCGTGATCTCCGTGGCGGGCATTCTGTGGCTCGTGCCCTATTTCTGCACGGCGATGGCCGAGTTTTACAACCGGGTGCGGGGGTATAGGGCGTGCTGTCTCGGATGA